The Candidatus Didemnitutus sp. nucleotide sequence CTCAGAACCGCACCGCGCGCCACTCGTAGCGGCCGAGCTTCAGCGCGCCGGCGGCGAGCGCGGCGCCGCTGACGGCGTCGGTCGCGGCGGCGGGCAACTGCACTTCGCCGCCCGCGCCATCCATGTTCACGGCGATCCACAGCGTGTGCCCGTCCGTCGTGCGGCGCGGACACACAATCGTGCCAGGCGTGGCCGTGTAGCGCTGGCGGACGTCCGCGCGCGCCGCGGCGTGCGCGACGAGGCGCGCGAGCAGCGCCTGGCCGGCGTCGCCCTGCGGCTGCGCCGCGAGCACGATGATCGCGCCCTTGCCGAGGGGACGTTCCGTGGCGAACGCGAGACCCGGCTCCACGCGATCGGTGAGCAGCGTGCCGAGGATCTTCGTCTCCGGCGCGGCGGGACGAAGGGCGTTGCACCAACCGGCAAGTGACGCGGTTACGCCTTCGCTCTCGGCCTTGGCATCGATGCCGTTCACGGGAAACGAATACACGACCTCCACCCCCGCGAGCTTTTCGAGCGCGCCGAGCGCGGCGTCGGTCGGCACGGTGTGCTCGGCGGTGCGTCCGCCGGAGAGCGGGCCGCAAATCCACACGCCGCCGTCGCGGACGAACTTCTCCGCTTTGGCCAGCAACTCGGCGCTGAGGTGCGGCACCATCGGGGTGACGAGCAGTTTCAAGCCGTCGAGCGAGGCGCCCTCGAAGCGGATGTCGCGCGGCACGCCCGCATCGAGCAGCAGTGAGTGCCATTCGCCGATCGCCTTCTGATAATCGACCGTGTGCGCGCGACTCGAACCGAGCGGCTCGGTCTGCCACATGGCGCGAGCGAGATCGGACCACGTCACCGCGGCCTCGACCGGCAGCGGCTGGCTCGCCGCGATGAGCGGCTCGAGTTGCCGGCGCGCGGCCTCGACGCGCTCCACCTGCGCGTAGCCGAGCGTGGGCTTGCCCCAGGCGCTGAGCAGCGCGCTGTGCGGGAGTTCGCACCCGGTGCGTTGCTGGCGCCAGAGCCAGTAGCAGAACGCCTCCCCGCCGAGCGCGTAGTCGGCGACCGCCTCCGCCACGAGGAAGCCCGGCGGGTGCGCCGGCTCGTGGTTGCTCAGCCAGCCATTGTGCGTGGCGCTGGTTTCCATCACCCAGAACGCCCTGCCGGGTTTCGCCGCGCGAAAGAGATCGTAGTGCACGATGAGATTCCGCCAGTCCTTGCTCGACGGATAATCATCGAACGCCGCGAAATCCAACGGCGCGTGCAGGCTCTCGAGCCCGACACTGAACCAGCGCATCGTGTTGTGCGTAATCGGGGCGGCGGAATGTTTGCGGATTTCCGCGCATTGCTCGGCGACGAAATCCGCCGTGCGCTCACGATTGAACATCCGGTAAGCCGTGCTGAGCGAGGCGTTGTGGAGGAATGGCGTGCGCAGCGGCGCGGGCACCTGATCGAAGCGCTGATAACGCTGGCTCCAAATCTCCGTGCCCCACGCGGCGTTGAGCGCGTCGATGGTGCCGTAACGTTTTTCCAGCCAGCGCTGCCAGTTCGCGATGGCGGACGGGTTGAAATCCTCGCCGACGTGGCACTTCAGCTCGTTGTCGATTTGCCACGCGATGACGGCCGGGTGCCGCCCGAGCGCCGCCGCCTCGGCCGCAACGATGCGCAGACACGCCGCGCGGACCTCGGGGTTTTCATACGACATGTGCTGCCGCGCGCCGTGGATCATCACGCGGCCCTCGCCGTCGACGAACGCGCGCTCCGGGTGGCCGTGGCTCAGCCAGACCGGCGGCGTCGCCGTGGGAGTGCAGAGCACGACATCGATGCCCGCCGCGTGCAGTTGGTCGAACACGCGCTGGAAAAAACTGAAATCCACCTTGCCCTCGTCCGGCTCCATGCGCGCCCAGGCGAATTCGCCGACGCGCACGACGTTGATGCCGAGTTTCTTCATCTCGGCGATGTCGCGCGGCACTTCCGCCTCGGGCCACAACTCCGGATAATACGCGGCGCCGTGGTAGAGTTTCGTCCCCTGCCCGACTGCCGCGCGCAAACCCAGCGGCAGCAAACCAGTCACGACCGCGGCAATGGTAACAACGAGACGAAGGCGGATTTTCATGGGGAGGGGTGAGCGAATGAGCCAATAGCACCACCGACCGCCGGCAAAGCCAGTCGCATTCGGATAGTCCGGCGCCCTATTCTGCCGCGGCCAGGAAGAGCGCCCGAACCGCCTCCGCTGTGACCTCCACCGTCGGCGCGAACGCCTCACTCGCCGCATACGCCAGCAAGCTCGCGCGCCACTGTCGCGCCACTGGGTCGCTGGCCAAGTCTGCCGTCAAATCGACGCTGCTCACCAGCAAGCGGCCCGCGCCCACGCGCGCCTCGAATGCCAGCGCCAGCCGTCGACACGTATACCAATCGTCGATCACTTCGACTAGCGGCCGCAGTTCGCGCGGCAGCGCATCCACGATCAACGCGTCGGCCCGCCGCAACAGATGCCACCATTGCCAATCGCTGTGCGCCTCGGTCGGAAACTCCGCCAGCGCCGCGTGCCGCGGGTCGCACACCAATCCGAGCGTGTGCGGCGCCTGCCGCCGCGTGCACCACGTGTTCCAGAAGATCGGCGTGAAACCCAACTCGACGCGACCGCGCACATCGCCGCGCGCGCGACCGCGGCCGCCGGACAGCACGACGCGTCCGCCGCCGCGCAACATCTCTTCGGCGTGCGCGTCGAGCGTGCGCGTCACAAGCACGCCGGGCGGCACCGGCGCGGGTTCGGTGGCTGGATAGACCCACACGTTCCAGTCGTTCTCGATCGCCGTGCCAGCGAGACCGGCCACGAGCCGCAACCGCTGCGCGCGCAGCGCCTCGCCGAGCGGCGCGCGGATTTTTCCGAGCGCGAAAGGCGCGCCGAGCGGCACGGCGCACGACACAAATTCACCCTGCGCGATCACGCGGCCCGCCGCATCTTCCATGCGCCAGCGCGCGACGGCACTGGTCAGCGAGCTCGCGCCGAAGTGCGCGACTTCGAGATCGGCTTCGAGCGTATCGCCCGCGGTGAACACCCGGCATGGCAACCGCGCCAGCAGCACCGTCGGCGCGCAAAAGCGCCGGAACTCCACCGCACTCGCATAGCCCTTCGTCCGCCAGAACGGATCGAGCACGCCGACCGGCGCGTGCCCCTGACCCGTGAAATCCTGCAGGCCGAGCAACTGAAAACCCGCGAGCCCGGGCGTGCGCAGCTGCGCCTCGATCTCCTCCTTGTAGCACGCGAGCTGCAATCGCCCCGAAGCACGTGCAAACTCCGCTGCGCGCTCCGATAATCCGCGCTCGTGCAGACGCACCGCAAGGATTTCGAGACTGCCCGGCCGCAGTGGACCGTTGTAATCCGCCGCCGCCGGATCGGGAAACGCGCACCATTGCCCAATCTCGTGACTGATGACCGGCGCATCGCGGCGCTCCACGCTCGCGCGGTAATCCGCGGTCGTCGCGGGCGGCGTGGCGTTAAGGCGACTCGCGAGTCCGTCGCCCCACTGGTGCGCGCGCGGCTCGGGCAGCACGTGAAAATCGTTTTCCGCCAGCTCCGGCCAGCCCGCCGTCCCAGTGTAGAGCCGCCGCGAGTCGAGCGCGCGCATCGCCTCGACCCAGCGCGCGAGATACTCGCGATGCTGCGGCCCGCCCGGCTCGTTGCCCGCGGCGAACAGCACGAA carries:
- a CDS encoding beta-galactosidase; the encoded protein is MKIRLRLVVTIAAVVTGLLPLGLRAAVGQGTKLYHGAAYYPELWPEAEVPRDIAEMKKLGINVVRVGEFAWARMEPDEGKVDFSFFQRVFDQLHAAGIDVVLCTPTATPPVWLSHGHPERAFVDGEGRVMIHGARQHMSYENPEVRAACLRIVAAEAAALGRHPAVIAWQIDNELKCHVGEDFNPSAIANWQRWLEKRYGTIDALNAAWGTEIWSQRYQRFDQVPAPLRTPFLHNASLSTAYRMFNRERTADFVAEQCAEIRKHSAAPITHNTMRWFSVGLESLHAPLDFAAFDDYPSSKDWRNLIVHYDLFRAAKPGRAFWVMETSATHNGWLSNHEPAHPPGFLVAEAVADYALGGEAFCYWLWRQQRTGCELPHSALLSAWGKPTLGYAQVERVEAARRQLEPLIAASQPLPVEAAVTWSDLARAMWQTEPLGSSRAHTVDYQKAIGEWHSLLLDAGVPRDIRFEGASLDGLKLLVTPMVPHLSAELLAKAEKFVRDGGVWICGPLSGGRTAEHTVPTDAALGALEKLAGVEVVYSFPVNGIDAKAESEGVTASLAGWCNALRPAAPETKILGTLLTDRVEPGLAFATERPLGKGAIIVLAAQPQGDAGQALLARLVAHAAARADVRQRYTATPGTIVCPRRTTDGHTLWIAVNMDGAGGEVQLPAAATDAVSGAALAAGALKLGRYEWRAVRF